A single window of Plectropomus leopardus isolate mb chromosome 12, YSFRI_Pleo_2.0, whole genome shotgun sequence DNA harbors:
- the LOC121951637 gene encoding voltage-dependent calcium channel beta subunit-associated regulatory protein-like: MSNDLPVLTSLTENSTDVPVSAGQVENYVLLLVLLSVFAGGMLVLLSLLLLFCHRCCMGGRRYSRASDDPEKTNTTYAEDSQPTQEITIHMDESDALSAVSCHDGETERFVSTGSTGRRVSFNESALYEQEKTTQDKGRRYTLTEGDFHHLKKARLTHLHLPPAPCDLKILTIMECDSTESSTININEATAPKLPLTIYQPAERRIPDWVGPSLSGGLPGDPHHSTILDQGPRQALSAMKAQHTRSQTMEAIGDREAESERGMRGELTQAPGQTSVLHFFSKLRRHASLEGAGPYFKRWKFDSSHRAASLDAKGSPKRRPFQRQRAASETTDHTEDDSSLRDEVLDSFPHSPIQTSDLQSLSAESLSHPDTAPTSLVALSRLKLEAMVEVGANSNSRREALCSPTSDCHAQRQKDATPNGTGVEKETKFGAVIRTSATEVELESVEDDDLFGAQQGAAAQQRFEDMLRTTTTARTTSDVRKKSEAETEAEDGEEVVLGAEARRRADSGSSLTFMIRQESSEAPPSLYKDIWSLRASLEQYASSDQSSTDRESIRSDADSVSSFGGAGARSGLDSCLSQDLDDEPEGDGEGEMLEGGIRGASGGDSEVGSGAGGEVEAGNRKLLQMDSGYASIEAPSRAPEEMRLFGTPGAPRGKTASERRLFFTSSGRKGSVCESIEAKLFQEELEDEMTNSTETQEKLKERSQTLTLQEPYQLLKSLHPQKPPESQPQLMSPLMKPIPQPSSPHKPRLRRRDYSIDEKTDALFNEFLRHDPRFDQQDSPLRSRHRSRVHLRKQWQRHKQYSDPGSGTGGRYSPSLERQRFTPLRRGDSAGYPLDTRYHSTLSRIASAADEEASEIAACEEAAKESTENKDTSSEGSAAQSRADPTSESSDATRGSAESTSEGDGSQVSTKKDTESTTSQSLTTVTTRTSHMDPRVDNRNNNSSQAILSEVSLQAESSLTDKLAASVEERLYGGLRSAEKLSQGGTECVLTVTHTASPGFSPI, encoded by the exons ATGAGCAATGATTTGCCAGTTCTGACAAGTCTGACTGAGAACTCCACT GATGTGCCTGTGTCAGCAGGCCAGGTGGAGAACTATGTGCTGCTGTTGGTGCTGCTGAGTGTTTTCGCCGGGGGGATGCTGGTCCTGCTctccctgctgctcctcttctgtCATCGCTGCTGCATGGGTGGACGGCGCTACTCAAG AGCCAGCGATGACCCTGAGAAGACAAACACCACTTACGCTGAGGATTCTCAGCCCACCCAAG AGATCACTATTCATATGGATGAATCAGATGCTCTCTCAGCTGTGAGTTGTCACGATGGAGAGACAGAACGATTTGTCTCCACTGGGTCTACTGGCCGCAGAGTCTCCTTTAATGAATCTGCACTTTATGAACAGGAAAAGACAACTCAGGACAAAGGACGCAG ATACACTCTGACTGAGGGAGACTTCCACCACCTGAAAAAGGCCCGGCTCACCCACCTTCACCTGCCTCCAGCCCCGTGTGACCTGAAGATCCTGACCATCATGGAGTGTGACTCAACAGAGAGTAGCACCATCAACATCAATGAGGCCACAGCTCCCAAACTGCCCCTCACCATCTACCAG CCTGCTGAGAGAAGAATCCCCGACTGGGTAGGGCCGAGCCTCAGCGGAGGTCTGCCTGGAGACCCACACCACTCCACCATCCTGGACCAGGGTCCCAGACAGGCATTATCAGCTATGAAAGCACAACACACACGCTCCCAGACA ATGGAGGCTATCGGGGACAGGGAGGCTGAGAGTGAGAGGGGGATGAGAGGAGAGTTGACTCAAGCTCCGGGCCAGACTTCAGTTTTACATTTCTTCTCTAAACTGCGGCGCCATGCCAGTCTGGAGGGGGCGGGGCCTTACTTCAAGAGATGGAAGTTTGACAGCAGTCACCGTGCTGCCAGCCTGGATGCCAAAG GATCCCCAAAGAGAAGGCCCttccagagacagagagcagcaaGTGAAACCACTGATCACACTGAAGACGACTCATCTCTCCGAGATGAGGTCCTTGACTCTTTCCCGCACTCCCCCATCCAGACCAGTGACCTCCAGTCCCTCTCTGCAGAGTCTCTGTCTCACCCCGATACTGCACCCACGTCTTTAGTCGCCCTCAGCAG GCTAAAACTGGAGGCCATGGTGGAGGTAGGTGCCAACAGCAATTCCAGAAGAGAGGCTCTCTGTTCGCCAACAAGTGACTGTCATGCCCAGAGACAGAAGGACGCCACTCCCAATGGGACAGGGGtggaaaaagagacaaagtttGGTGCAGTTATAAGAACATCAGCAACAGAAGTCGAGCTTGAGTCAGTAGAAGATGACGACTTGTTTGGGGCACAACAAGGAGCTGCCGCACAGCAAAGGTTTGAAGACATGTTAAGGACAACAACGACAGCCCGCACAACATCAGATGTCAGGAAAAAGAGcgaggcagagacagaggcagaagATGGAGAGGAGGTGGTGTTGGGAGCCGAGGCCAGACGAAGGGCCGACTCAGGCTCATCTCTTACTTTCATGATTCGCCAGGAGAGCTCAGAGGCTCCTCCCTCGCTGTACAAAGACATTTGGAGCTTGCGAGCCTCTCTGGAGCAATACGCCTCCTCAGACCAGAGCAGCACAGATCGTGAGTCCATCCGCAGTGATGCCGACAGCGTCTCATCCTTTGGTGGTGCAGGAGCTCGCTCTGGCCTCGACAGCTGCTTGTCCCAAGACCTTGACGATGAGCCTGAAGGAGACGGGGAGGGAGAGATGTTAGAGGGAGGGATCAGAGGGGCGTCAGGTGGGGACAGTGAGGTGGGGAGCGGAGCTGGAGGAGAGGTTGAGGCAGGGAACCGTAAGCTCCTCCAGATGGACAGTGGCTATGCTTCCATTGAAGCACCATCCAGGGCCCCTGAGGAGATGAGACTTTTTGGGACTCCTGGAGCTCCTCGTGGGAAGACTGCATCTGAGAGGCGGTTGTTCTTCACCAGCTCTGGGAGAAAGGGCTCAGTGTGCGAGAGCATCGAGGCCAAGCTGTttcaggaggagctggaggacgaAATGACCAACAGCACAGAGACGCAGGAGAAACTAAAGGAGAGATCTCAAACTCTTACCCTTCAAGAACCGTATCAGCTTCTGAAATCCCTTCATCCTCAGAAACCTCCAGAATCACAGCCACAGCTGATGTCTCCACTGATGAAGCCAATCCCACAGCCCTCTAGTCCTCACAAACCCCGTCTCCGCCGCCGTGACTACAGTATCGACGAGAAAACAGACGCTCTCTTCAATGAGTTCCTCCGCCATGATCCACGCTTTGACCAGCAGGATTCTCCACTGCGCTCGAGGCACCGATCCAGAGTTCACCTTCGGAAACAGTGGCAGCGACACAAGCAATACAGCGACCCAGGGTCCGGCACTGGGGGCAGGTACTCCCCGTCTTTGGAGAGGCAGAGGTTCACTCCGCTGCGGCGAGGCGACAGCGCCGGTTACCCTCTGGACACCAGGTATCATAGCACACTCTCACGCATCGCAAGCGCCGCTGATGAAGAAGCCAGTGAGATTGCGGCTTGTGAGGAAGCAGCCAAAGAGAGCACAGAGAACAAAGATACGTCGAGTGAAGGATCCGCCGCACAAAGTAGAGCTGACCCAACCTCCGAAAGCTCTGATGCAACAAGGGGTTCTGCCGAATCAACTAGTGAGGGTGACGGCAGCCAGGTCTCTACAAAAAAGGACACAGAAAGCACAACAAGCCAGTCTTTGACCACTGTGACCACACGGACGAGCCACATGGATCCAAGAGttgacaacagaaacaacaacagcagtcAAGCTATTCTATCAGAGGTTTCCCTGCAGGCGGAGAGCAGCCTGACGGACAAGCTGGCGGCGTCGGTGGAAGAGAGGCTCTACGGCGGCCTGCGcagtgcagagaagctcagCCAGGGAGGAACAGAGTGTGTGCTCACCGTGACCCACACAGCCTCACCTGGCTTCAGTCCCATATAA